In Salana multivorans, a single genomic region encodes these proteins:
- a CDS encoding SecDF P1 head subdomain-containing protein produces MDIDDATQPTSPRPTAPRSRTAVLVALGALVVVAVVWAVGAALRTGAPGDAAPDATDVPGGLVVSAHDASGAVLTGDAADDLETVLLHRLGRAGIEHEGVTRTSDGGWAVTLPDGAPPEAVAAAAQVLATPLDGGVARVLAVGRSAADEVAGAVVAGTSPLLTADVLDAFGALDCHGTTGAVRLADGVSAVCDLTSTMTYLLGDVEVPLADVTDVTVRSDAVEIAFDDDGARRLAELTGTVAGLPAPENQVAVVAAGEVLTAPQVQQAIAGGVVWIAGDGELDDVVTSSLRLAAAGARLDVAAIG; encoded by the coding sequence GTGGACATCGACGACGCGACACAGCCGACCTCGCCGCGCCCGACGGCGCCGCGCTCGCGGACCGCGGTCCTCGTGGCCCTCGGGGCGCTCGTCGTCGTCGCCGTCGTGTGGGCGGTCGGAGCCGCGCTGAGGACCGGTGCGCCCGGCGACGCCGCGCCCGATGCGACGGACGTGCCGGGCGGGCTCGTCGTCTCCGCCCACGACGCGAGTGGTGCGGTGCTCACCGGCGACGCAGCCGACGACCTCGAGACCGTGCTCCTGCACCGGCTGGGGCGAGCGGGCATCGAGCACGAGGGCGTGACCAGGACCTCGGACGGTGGCTGGGCCGTGACGCTGCCCGACGGCGCCCCGCCGGAGGCGGTGGCCGCGGCGGCGCAGGTGCTCGCGACCCCCCTCGACGGCGGCGTCGCGCGCGTCCTCGCCGTCGGCCGGAGCGCGGCGGACGAGGTCGCGGGGGCCGTGGTGGCCGGGACGTCACCGCTGCTCACCGCCGACGTCCTCGACGCGTTCGGCGCGCTCGACTGCCACGGCACCACCGGGGCGGTCCGGCTCGCGGACGGGGTGAGCGCCGTCTGCGACCTGACGTCGACGATGACGTACCTGCTCGGCGACGTCGAGGTCCCGCTCGCCGACGTCACCGACGTGACGGTCCGGTCGGACGCGGTGGAGATCGCGTTCGACGACGACGGCGCCCGGAGGCTGGCGGAGCTCACGGGGACGGTCGCCGGTCTCCCGGCACCCGAGAACCAGGTCGCCGTCGTCGCCGCGGGCGAGGTGCTCACCGCTCCCCAGGTGCAGCAGGCGATCGCGGGCGGAGTGGTCTGGATCGCCGGAGACGGGGAGCTGGACGACGTCGTGACGTCGTCCCTGCGGCTCGCGGCCGCGGGTGCGCGACTCGACGTCGCCGCCATCGGCTGA
- a CDS encoding multicopper oxidase domain-containing protein, giving the protein MTIPVGPPPGQPAGPPPDSAGRPDPAAAHPAAAHPAAAAQRATRASLYVPANLLVLAWFVGAGVVTLGHRFVPEAGWLMVHLLLAGGVSTAILLWSQHFAETLLRRPAPGGRRGLWLRLIGWTVGALLVTAGTVLGGRGPGLAAVATAATVAGGILAGVVALAHVAVLVRQARAGTAGGRGGGRGARAAGRLLGNRFAHLVRYYVVAGALLPPGIAAGVLMARLEPGPEPMGRLYLAHVLLTVLGWIGLTVAGTAVLLFPTVLHTRIDDEADRAGRWALPIMGAGLALTLVATATGVRVLVGPGCLVVAAGIAWLGWQAGREAVAASRAAGHTSGTGGGLAAWSIAASLVWFACCVVALGVTVVRAPTWAAVPGSLTGLVAPFAAGFVAQVMVGSMTYLLPVVLGGGPGAVRWSIAELTRWGGARFVVLNACVLLFALPLPSWVAVTVSTLGLGSLLAFLVLAVRTVLVQRRRPSRTLPQPRPDAEVVRERRLLTRTRTRTLTSAASGAALVVAAVVLGVAADPVAAGVTALPATAAGGSAAASGSDAAQPTGETTTVEVTMSGMTFTPDVIEVPVGNALVLDVTNDGDQVHDLVLASGASSGRLYPGESATVEAGVITADLDGWCSVAGHRVLGMTLRIVAVASDDDTTVTADAPDGHAGHAGHAGHGSDGTPDAGEPSVADTVNLAALLHGDAPDGFAARDATLAPAATSGTDAQGITSEPDPDGTGTLHRITMTVEEVETEVAPGVRQTLWTFNGTAPGPVLRGKVGDTFEITLVNDGSLGHSIDFHAGALAPDEPMRTISPGESLTYVFRAERSGIWMYHCSTMPMSLHIANGMMGAVVIDPEDLAPVDREYVLVQSELYLGPQGGTADPERIATQNPDLMAFNGYANQYRWAPLRAEVGERVRLWVLDVGPNRPSAFHVVGGQFDTVFLEGDYALRDGGSTGSGGSQVLGLLPAQGGFVELTFPEAGHYSFVTHAMSDAEKGAAGTVEVREPGVGPGSDAAASGSAG; this is encoded by the coding sequence GTGACCATCCCCGTCGGCCCTCCCCCGGGCCAGCCCGCCGGCCCTCCTCCCGACTCCGCCGGCCGGCCCGACCCCGCGGCCGCGCACCCCGCGGCCGCGCACCCCGCGGCCGCGGCCCAGCGCGCGACCCGGGCCAGCCTCTACGTCCCCGCGAACCTGCTCGTCCTCGCGTGGTTCGTCGGCGCCGGCGTCGTCACGCTCGGGCACCGGTTCGTCCCCGAGGCCGGCTGGCTCATGGTCCACCTCCTCCTCGCGGGCGGGGTCAGCACCGCGATCCTCCTGTGGAGCCAGCACTTCGCCGAGACGCTTCTGCGCCGACCGGCCCCGGGCGGGCGGCGGGGCCTGTGGCTGCGGCTGATCGGCTGGACGGTCGGCGCGCTCCTCGTCACGGCCGGCACCGTCCTCGGAGGGCGCGGACCCGGCCTCGCGGCGGTCGCGACCGCCGCCACGGTCGCGGGCGGCATCCTCGCCGGCGTCGTCGCGCTCGCGCACGTCGCCGTCCTCGTCCGGCAGGCCCGGGCGGGCACGGCCGGGGGCCGCGGCGGCGGCCGTGGCGCGCGGGCGGCCGGCCGTCTCCTCGGCAACCGGTTCGCGCACCTGGTCCGGTACTACGTCGTGGCCGGCGCCCTCCTCCCGCCCGGGATCGCCGCCGGCGTCCTCATGGCACGCCTCGAGCCCGGGCCCGAGCCGATGGGTCGGCTCTACCTCGCGCACGTGCTGCTCACCGTGCTCGGCTGGATCGGCCTCACGGTCGCGGGGACGGCGGTGCTCCTCTTCCCGACCGTCCTGCACACCCGGATCGACGACGAGGCCGACCGCGCCGGGCGCTGGGCCCTGCCCATCATGGGGGCCGGCCTCGCGCTCACGCTCGTCGCCACGGCCACGGGCGTGCGCGTCCTCGTCGGCCCGGGCTGCCTCGTCGTCGCGGCCGGCATCGCCTGGCTCGGCTGGCAGGCGGGCCGCGAGGCCGTGGCGGCGTCGCGCGCGGCCGGGCACACCTCCGGCACCGGGGGCGGCCTCGCCGCCTGGTCGATCGCCGCGTCGCTCGTCTGGTTCGCCTGCTGCGTCGTGGCGCTCGGCGTCACCGTCGTCCGCGCGCCGACGTGGGCCGCCGTTCCCGGCTCGCTCACCGGGCTGGTCGCGCCGTTCGCCGCCGGGTTCGTCGCGCAGGTGATGGTCGGCTCGATGACGTACCTGCTCCCCGTCGTGCTCGGCGGGGGGCCGGGCGCCGTCCGGTGGTCGATCGCGGAGCTGACCCGGTGGGGCGGCGCGCGGTTCGTCGTGCTCAACGCCTGCGTCCTGCTGTTCGCGCTCCCGCTGCCGAGCTGGGTCGCCGTCACCGTCTCGACGCTCGGCCTCGGCTCGCTGCTCGCCTTCCTCGTCCTCGCGGTGCGCACCGTGCTGGTCCAGCGTCGCCGCCCCTCGCGCACGCTCCCGCAGCCACGTCCGGACGCCGAGGTCGTCCGGGAGCGTCGCCTGCTCACCCGCACCCGCACCCGCACGCTCACCAGCGCCGCGTCAGGGGCCGCGCTCGTCGTGGCCGCCGTCGTCCTCGGCGTCGCGGCCGACCCGGTCGCGGCCGGCGTCACCGCGCTGCCCGCGACGGCGGCGGGCGGGTCCGCTGCCGCGAGCGGGTCCGACGCGGCGCAGCCGACGGGCGAGACCACGACGGTCGAGGTCACGATGTCCGGGATGACCTTCACGCCCGACGTCATCGAGGTCCCCGTCGGCAACGCGCTCGTCCTCGACGTGACCAACGACGGCGACCAGGTCCACGACCTCGTCCTCGCGAGCGGCGCGTCCTCGGGCCGGCTCTACCCCGGCGAGTCCGCGACGGTCGAGGCCGGCGTCATCACCGCCGACCTCGACGGCTGGTGCTCGGTCGCCGGCCACCGCGTGCTCGGCATGACGCTGCGCATCGTCGCCGTGGCGAGCGACGACGACACGACCGTGACGGCGGACGCCCCGGACGGCCACGCGGGCCACGCGGGCCACGCGGGCCACGGGAGCGACGGGACGCCCGACGCCGGCGAGCCGTCCGTCGCCGACACGGTCAACCTCGCGGCGCTGCTGCACGGTGACGCGCCGGACGGCTTCGCCGCGCGCGACGCGACGCTGGCCCCGGCCGCGACGTCGGGCACCGACGCGCAGGGCATCACGAGCGAGCCCGACCCCGACGGGACCGGGACGCTCCACCGGATCACCATGACCGTCGAGGAGGTGGAGACGGAGGTCGCGCCCGGGGTCCGGCAGACGCTCTGGACGTTCAACGGGACGGCGCCCGGCCCGGTGCTGCGCGGGAAGGTCGGCGACACGTTCGAGATCACCCTGGTCAACGACGGCTCGCTCGGCCACTCGATCGACTTCCACGCCGGTGCCCTCGCGCCCGACGAGCCGATGCGGACGATCTCGCCGGGCGAGTCCCTCACCTACGTCTTCCGGGCGGAGCGCTCGGGCATCTGGATGTACCACTGCTCGACCATGCCGATGAGCCTCCACATCGCGAACGGGATGATGGGCGCGGTCGTCATCGACCCCGAGGACCTCGCGCCGGTCGACCGCGAGTACGTGCTCGTGCAGTCCGAGCTCTACCTCGGGCCGCAGGGCGGGACCGCGGACCCGGAGCGGATCGCGACCCAGAACCCGGACCTCATGGCGTTCAACGGCTACGCCAACCAGTACCGCTGGGCGCCGCTGCGGGCCGAGGTCGGCGAGCGCGTGCGGCTGTGGGTGCTCGACGTCGGGCCCAACCGGCCCAGCGCGTTCCACGTCGTCGGGGGGCAGTTCGACACGGTCTTCCTCGAGGGGGACTACGCGCTGCGCGACGGCGGGTCGACGGGGTCGGGCGGCTCGCAGGTCCTCGGCCTGCTGCCGGCCCAGGGCGGGTTCGTCGAGCTCACCTTCCCGGAGGCCGGGCACTACTCGTTCGTGACGCACGCGATGTCCGACGCCGAGAAGGGCGCGGCGGGCACCGTCGAGGTCCGCGAGCCGGGCGTCGGCCCCGGTTCCGACGCCGCCGCGTCGGGGTCCGCTGGCTAG
- a CDS encoding helix-turn-helix transcriptional regulator, with protein MVDEIGRARVLASPSRNELLHLLQQRGTATVAELAESTGLHPNTVREHLSRLLEVDLVRREAEVRTVRGRPRMFYRPTSGAEVAADAEASGRLEATLARTAFARALIEGFAAREPGTQARAEAAGAVVGRGLPPDRLDALPHDDAERGILALEAHLDSFGFDPEWDSETLTFHLWRCPFLEMAKDRPDVVCGVHSGLAEGVLESAGGAMTVERLTPFVGSHHCTLAIRRRSGGGRDVALDAGHPAPATR; from the coding sequence ATGGTCGATGAGATCGGGCGCGCGCGCGTGCTCGCGTCCCCCAGCCGGAACGAGCTGCTGCACCTCCTGCAGCAGCGCGGGACGGCCACCGTCGCAGAGCTCGCCGAGAGCACCGGCCTGCACCCCAACACCGTGCGCGAGCACCTCTCCCGTCTGCTCGAGGTCGACCTCGTCCGGCGTGAGGCGGAGGTGCGCACGGTCCGGGGGCGGCCCCGGATGTTCTACCGCCCGACCAGCGGCGCCGAGGTGGCCGCCGACGCCGAGGCGTCGGGACGCCTCGAGGCCACGCTCGCGCGGACGGCGTTCGCGCGGGCGCTCATCGAGGGGTTCGCCGCCCGCGAGCCGGGCACGCAGGCGCGGGCCGAGGCGGCCGGCGCCGTCGTGGGCCGCGGCCTGCCGCCGGACCGGCTCGACGCGCTGCCGCACGACGACGCCGAGCGCGGCATCCTCGCGCTCGAGGCGCACCTCGACTCGTTCGGCTTCGACCCGGAGTGGGACTCCGAGACCCTCACCTTCCACCTGTGGCGCTGCCCGTTCCTCGAGATGGCGAAGGACCGGCCCGACGTCGTCTGCGGCGTCCACTCCGGTCTCGCCGAGGGCGTGCTCGAGAGCGCCGGCGGCGCCATGACGGTGGAGCGGCTGACGCCGTTCGTCGGGTCGCACCACTGCACGCTGGCCATCCGCCGCCGGTCCGGGGGCGGGCGCGACGTCGCGCTCGACGCCGGCCATCCCGCCCCCGCGACCCGCTGA
- a CDS encoding nitrate reductase subunit alpha, with translation MTTHEGRTGAPAAGLDNPLIDAMVRVGSRLHPGTVSEDLRSVFLTGGREGDAFYRDRWSHDKIVRSTHGVNCTGSCSWKVYVKDGIITWETQQTDYPSVGPDSPEYEPRGCPRGAAFSWYTYSPTRIRYPYVRGVLLEAYREAKEYLGDPVLAWEAVTTDPETARAYKHARGKGGLVRATWEEAAEIVAAAHVHTIKTYGPDRVAGFSPIPAMSMVSHGSGARFVALLGGTMLSFYDWYADLPVASPQVFGDQTDVPESADWWNSSYLVMWGSNVPVTRTPDAHFMTEARYRGTKVVVVSPDYADNTKFADDWLAPHPGTDGALAMAMGHVILREFLVQERTPYFADYLARFSDAPHLVRLVPREPGAYVPGKFLTAADLPVPGTDRDAAFQTTMLDADGTVVVPNGSLGHRFDPAKAGTWNLELGDLDPCLSIADLATWDGTAVAVDLPRFDLVPGGGSGDISGVRPLDDAAGDARGPAGAAGDADDEELHTGLGGVVRRGVPVFRVGDEYVTTVFDLLLAQYGVGRDVRTGADGATGPLPGTWPTGYDDASTPGTPAWQEEITSVPAAAAARIGREFAQNARDSQGRSMILMGAGTNHWFHSDAIYRTFLALTTMTGCQGRNGGGWAHYVGQEKLRPVTGWAQYAFAADWGRPPRNMIGTAFWYLATDQWRYDGLPADSLASSLATGVFAGRTTADTLVESAKRGWMPSYPTFDRNPLELTRAAREAGVEPADYVVSELEAGRLRYACEAPDAPENFPRVLNIWRANILGSSGKGNEYFLRHLLGTDSSVLAQESGPERRPVSMEWTDEVPRGKLDLLVTSDFRMTSTTLFSDVVLPAATWYEKYDMSTTDMHPYVHSFNAAIDPPWQTRTDFDIYALLSREVSRLARGHLDGTVEDLVAAPLQHDTPDELAYPRGEVRPTQELVPGRTMPKLVVVPRDYTQLHEKWGALGPLTEKLGMVTKSVAYTATPEIEELRRKNGVVESGVAAGQPRLTTPQHVCEMILRLSGTTNGRLAVEGFRDIERKTGTRLADLAEDHAGTRITFADVQARPTPVITSPEWSGSEHGGRRYSAFVINTERSRPWHTLTGRQHFYLDHDWMTELGEGLPVYRPPLDMHRLFGDARVGSRDATGVAGSDGRAEVAVRYLTPHSKWSIHSEYQDNLFMLALSRGGPTIWMSQADAAKIDVKDNDWIESYNRNGVVVARAIVSHRMPEGTVFMYHAKDRTVDVPRSETTGLRGGIHNSLTRVLLKPSHLIGGYAQLSWAFNYLGPTGNQRDEVTTIRRRSQEVTY, from the coding sequence ATGACGACGCACGAGGGACGCACCGGCGCCCCGGCCGCCGGCCTGGACAACCCGCTCATCGACGCGATGGTGCGGGTCGGGTCCAGGCTGCACCCGGGAACGGTGTCGGAGGACCTGCGCTCGGTGTTCCTCACCGGTGGCCGCGAGGGCGACGCCTTCTACCGGGACCGGTGGAGCCACGACAAGATCGTCCGGTCGACCCACGGCGTCAACTGCACGGGCTCCTGCTCGTGGAAGGTGTACGTCAAGGACGGCATCATCACGTGGGAGACGCAGCAGACGGACTACCCGAGCGTCGGCCCCGACTCCCCGGAGTACGAGCCGCGGGGCTGCCCGCGCGGCGCCGCCTTCTCCTGGTACACCTACTCGCCGACCCGCATCCGCTACCCCTACGTCCGCGGCGTGCTGCTCGAGGCCTACCGGGAGGCGAAGGAGTACCTCGGCGACCCGGTGCTCGCGTGGGAGGCGGTCACGACCGACCCCGAGACGGCGCGCGCCTACAAGCACGCCCGCGGCAAGGGCGGCCTCGTCCGCGCGACGTGGGAGGAGGCGGCCGAGATCGTCGCGGCGGCCCACGTCCACACGATCAAGACCTACGGGCCGGACCGCGTCGCCGGCTTCTCCCCGATCCCCGCGATGTCGATGGTCTCGCACGGCTCCGGGGCCCGGTTCGTCGCGCTGCTCGGCGGCACGATGCTCTCGTTCTACGACTGGTACGCCGACCTGCCGGTCGCCTCCCCGCAGGTGTTCGGCGACCAGACCGACGTGCCGGAGTCGGCGGACTGGTGGAACTCCTCCTACCTCGTGATGTGGGGCTCGAACGTCCCCGTCACGCGCACGCCGGACGCGCACTTCATGACGGAGGCGCGCTACCGCGGGACGAAGGTCGTCGTCGTCTCGCCCGACTACGCCGACAACACCAAGTTCGCCGACGACTGGCTCGCGCCGCACCCCGGGACCGACGGCGCGCTCGCCATGGCGATGGGCCACGTCATCCTGCGCGAGTTCCTCGTCCAGGAGCGCACTCCCTACTTCGCCGACTACCTCGCGCGGTTCTCCGACGCCCCGCACCTCGTCCGGCTCGTCCCGCGCGAGCCGGGCGCGTACGTCCCCGGCAAGTTCCTCACCGCCGCCGACCTGCCGGTCCCCGGCACGGACCGGGACGCCGCGTTCCAGACGACGATGCTCGACGCGGACGGCACCGTCGTCGTGCCGAACGGCTCGCTCGGTCACCGGTTCGACCCGGCGAAGGCCGGGACGTGGAACCTCGAGCTCGGCGACCTCGACCCCTGCCTCTCGATCGCGGACCTGGCGACGTGGGACGGGACCGCCGTCGCCGTCGACCTGCCGCGGTTCGACCTCGTGCCGGGCGGCGGGTCCGGTGACATCTCCGGCGTCCGTCCGCTCGACGACGCGGCGGGCGACGCGCGCGGCCCGGCGGGTGCCGCGGGCGATGCCGACGACGAGGAGCTGCACACGGGCCTCGGCGGCGTCGTCCGGCGCGGGGTGCCCGTGTTCCGCGTCGGCGACGAGTACGTCACCACCGTCTTCGACCTCCTGCTCGCGCAGTACGGCGTCGGTCGCGACGTCCGCACCGGGGCCGACGGCGCGACGGGTCCCCTCCCGGGAACCTGGCCGACCGGGTACGACGACGCGAGCACGCCCGGCACCCCGGCCTGGCAGGAGGAGATCACGTCGGTCCCCGCGGCGGCCGCGGCCCGGATCGGCCGGGAGTTCGCGCAGAACGCGCGGGACTCCCAGGGTCGCTCGATGATCCTCATGGGGGCCGGGACCAACCACTGGTTCCACTCCGACGCGATCTACCGCACGTTCCTCGCGCTCACCACGATGACCGGCTGCCAGGGCCGCAACGGCGGCGGCTGGGCGCACTACGTCGGCCAGGAGAAGCTGCGCCCGGTCACCGGCTGGGCGCAGTACGCCTTCGCCGCGGACTGGGGGCGTCCGCCGCGGAACATGATCGGCACGGCGTTCTGGTACCTCGCGACGGACCAGTGGCGCTACGACGGGCTGCCGGCCGACTCGCTCGCCTCGTCGCTCGCCACCGGCGTGTTCGCCGGCCGCACGACGGCCGACACGCTCGTGGAGTCGGCCAAGCGCGGCTGGATGCCCTCCTACCCGACGTTCGACCGCAACCCGCTCGAGCTGACCCGCGCGGCGCGCGAGGCCGGGGTCGAGCCCGCCGACTACGTCGTCTCCGAGCTCGAGGCCGGCCGCCTGCGCTACGCCTGCGAGGCGCCGGACGCGCCGGAGAACTTCCCGCGCGTCCTCAACATCTGGCGCGCCAACATCCTCGGCTCCTCTGGCAAGGGCAACGAGTACTTCCTGCGCCACCTGCTCGGCACCGACTCCTCCGTGCTCGCGCAGGAGTCCGGACCCGAGCGTCGCCCCGTCTCGATGGAGTGGACGGACGAGGTGCCGCGCGGCAAGCTCGACCTCCTCGTCACGAGCGACTTCCGGATGACCAGCACGACGCTGTTCTCCGACGTCGTGCTCCCCGCGGCGACCTGGTACGAGAAGTACGACATGTCCACGACGGACATGCACCCCTACGTCCACTCGTTCAACGCGGCGATCGACCCGCCGTGGCAGACGCGCACGGACTTCGACATCTACGCGCTGCTGTCGAGGGAGGTCTCCCGGCTGGCCCGCGGCCACCTCGACGGCACGGTCGAGGACCTCGTCGCCGCGCCGCTGCAGCACGACACCCCGGACGAGCTCGCCTACCCGCGCGGCGAGGTGCGCCCGACGCAGGAGCTGGTGCCGGGCCGGACCATGCCGAAGCTCGTCGTCGTCCCGCGCGACTACACGCAGCTCCACGAGAAGTGGGGCGCGCTCGGCCCGCTGACCGAGAAGCTCGGCATGGTGACCAAGTCGGTCGCCTACACGGCGACGCCGGAGATCGAGGAACTGCGCCGGAAGAACGGCGTCGTCGAGTCGGGCGTCGCGGCCGGGCAGCCGCGCCTGACCACCCCGCAGCACGTGTGCGAGATGATCCTGCGGCTGTCGGGGACGACGAACGGCCGGCTCGCCGTCGAGGGCTTCCGCGACATCGAGCGGAAGACGGGCACGCGGCTCGCGGACCTGGCCGAGGACCACGCGGGCACGCGGATCACGTTCGCCGACGTCCAGGCCCGCCCGACGCCGGTCATCACGTCCCCGGAGTGGTCCGGCAGCGAGCACGGTGGCCGGCGCTACTCGGCGTTCGTCATCAACACGGAGCGGTCCCGGCCGTGGCACACGCTCACCGGTCGCCAGCACTTCTACCTCGACCACGACTGGATGACGGAGCTGGGCGAGGGCCTGCCGGTCTACCGACCGCCGCTCGACATGCACCGGCTGTTCGGCGACGCGCGCGTCGGGTCGCGCGACGCGACCGGCGTCGCCGGGTCGGACGGTCGCGCCGAGGTCGCCGTCCGCTACCTCACGCCGCACTCGAAGTGGTCGATCCACTCGGAGTACCAGGACAACCTGTTCATGCTGGCGCTCTCCCGCGGCGGCCCGACGATCTGGATGTCGCAGGCGGACGCCGCGAAGATCGACGTCAAGGACAACGACTGGATCGAGTCCTACAACCGCAACGGCGTCGTCGTCGCGCGGGCCATCGTCAGCCACCGGATGCCCGAGGGCACCGTGTTCATGTACCACGCGAAGGACCGGACGGTCGACGTCCCCCGCTCCGAGACGACGGGCCTGCGCGGCGGCATCCACAACTCCCTCACCCGGGTGCTGCTCAAGCCGAGCCACCTCATCGGCGGGTACGCCCAGCTCTCCTGGGCGTTCAACTACCTCGGACCGACCGGCAACCAGCGCGACGAGGTGACGACGATCCGTCGTCGCTCGCAGGAGGTGACGTACTGA
- a CDS encoding MFS transporter, with protein MSAAAAPETQATSMLAKDLSNWNPEDERTWDSSLAWRTLWVTTYNLTLAFMVWYLVSAIAPMLNSIGFDLTANQLYWLAAVPGLSGGLMRLIFMFLPPIVGTRTLVGGATTLLLIPVLGWTFVVRDPNAPYALLLILSFLTGIGGGAFAGFMPSTSYFFPRSRAGTALGLQAGLGNFGVSLIQFLGPWVVGFGLLGAGALAPQTDTAGQSIWVHQIAFVMVPWVITGVVLAAIVLKRVPINANFRDQLDIFREKHTWIMTAIYTMTFGAYAGFAAQFGLIVKAEFGSFADAPNPVKFAFLGPFLGSLTRAAWGPLCDRFGGAIWTLVSGIGMTAFTVWTVFFLAPTSGSQFLPFLIGMLGIFTFAGIGNAGTFKQMPMIFPKRQAGGVIGFTSAIAAFGPFLVGMALTVVAPRAFFIGAAVYFAICTVLTWHYYARPGAERTS; from the coding sequence ATGAGCGCTGCTGCTGCACCCGAGACGCAGGCCACGAGCATGCTTGCCAAGGACCTGTCGAACTGGAACCCCGAGGACGAGCGCACCTGGGACTCCTCCCTCGCCTGGCGCACCCTCTGGGTCACCACCTACAACCTCACCCTCGCCTTCATGGTGTGGTACCTGGTCTCCGCCATCGCGCCGATGCTCAACTCCATCGGGTTCGACCTCACGGCCAACCAGCTCTACTGGCTCGCGGCGGTCCCCGGGCTCTCCGGCGGCCTCATGCGGCTGATCTTCATGTTCCTGCCGCCGATCGTCGGGACCAGGACGCTCGTGGGCGGCGCGACGACGCTCCTGCTCATCCCCGTGCTCGGCTGGACGTTCGTCGTCCGGGACCCCAACGCGCCCTACGCGCTCCTGCTCATCCTGTCCTTCCTCACGGGCATCGGCGGCGGCGCGTTCGCCGGGTTCATGCCGTCCACCAGCTACTTCTTCCCCCGGAGCAGGGCGGGGACGGCGCTCGGCCTCCAAGCGGGCCTGGGCAACTTCGGCGTCTCGCTCATCCAGTTCCTCGGCCCGTGGGTGGTCGGGTTCGGCCTCCTCGGGGCCGGCGCCCTGGCGCCGCAGACCGACACCGCGGGGCAGAGCATCTGGGTGCACCAGATCGCGTTCGTCATGGTGCCGTGGGTGATCACCGGCGTCGTGCTCGCGGCCATCGTGCTCAAGCGCGTCCCGATCAACGCGAACTTCCGCGACCAGCTCGACATCTTCCGCGAGAAGCACACGTGGATCATGACGGCGATCTACACCATGACCTTCGGCGCCTACGCCGGCTTCGCCGCCCAGTTCGGCCTCATCGTCAAGGCCGAGTTCGGCAGCTTCGCCGACGCGCCCAACCCCGTGAAGTTCGCGTTCCTCGGCCCGTTCCTCGGCTCGCTCACCCGGGCGGCCTGGGGCCCGCTGTGCGACCGGTTCGGCGGGGCGATCTGGACGCTCGTCTCGGGCATCGGGATGACGGCGTTCACGGTCTGGACCGTCTTCTTCCTCGCCCCCACCAGCGGCAGCCAGTTCCTGCCGTTCCTCATCGGCATGCTCGGCATCTTCACGTTCGCCGGCATCGGCAACGCCGGCACGTTCAAGCAGATGCCGATGATCTTCCCCAAGCGGCAGGCGGGCGGCGTCATCGGCTTCACCTCCGCCATCGCGGCGTTCGGGCCGTTCCTCGTCGGGATGGCGCTCACGGTCGTCGCCCCGCGCGCCTTCTTCATCGGCGCCGCCGTCTACTTCGCCATCTGCACCGTCCTCACCTGGCACTACTACGCGCGCCCCGGCGCCGAACGCACGAGCTGA